GGTTAATAACGAGGGACGTGGGGTCAACCAAGTTCGCGGTGAGGCGGTTCACGGTGGAGGCGGGAGGCCGCATGCCGCTGCATAAGCATAAGTACGTGGAGGCGGTCATCATATTAAGGGGAACATTAAGGGTTAGGGTTAATGATGTGGAGAAAATACTTGGGCCAAGCGACTTCTTCT
This genomic stretch from Thermocladium sp. ECH_B harbors:
- a CDS encoding cupin translates to MHFGSVRDVPGSDVGAVLRGTRGFKIQWLITRDVGSTKFAVRRFTVEAGGRMPLHKHKYVEAVIILRGTLRVRVNDVEKILGPSDFF